AGTTTCACAACAGTCACACGGGTAACGGAAGGGTTCGTGAGTAACTACAATCCTGTAATTTCCAGTCGACACGCCGGTCATCTCCAGAAATGTCAAGTTGCCGGAACATGCACGAAGGCCCCCTCCCGGCGGGAGGGGGCCTTCGTCCGGGCCTCAGATGTCGGCGCCGAGCGCGCCTTCGTCCGGCGCGCCGGGCTCGTCGTCGTAGTGGATGTAGGCGATGCCTTCCTTCACTCCCCCGTCGAAGCCGAGACGGCCCTTCTCCAGCACGATCACGCGGTCGCAGACCCGCTCGACCGAACCGGCGGAGTGGCTGACGTAGAAGAGCGTGCGGCCCTCCTTGCGGATCTCGTCGATCTTCGCCATGCACTTCTGCCGGAAGGGCTTGTCACCGACGGCGAGCACCTCGTCCGCGAGGAAGATGTCGGAGTCGACGTGGATCGCGATCGCGAAGCCGAGGCGGGAGTTCATGCCCGAGCTGTAGAAGCCGACCTCGGTGTCGATCTGCTTGCCGATGTCGGCGAAGTCGATGATCGAGTCGAGCTTGCGCTTCGTCTCGGCCTCGCTCATGCCGAAGACGGCGGCGTTCAGGAAGATGTTCTCGCGGCCCGAGAGCTGCTG
The sequence above is a segment of the Nocardioides jiangxiensis genome. Coding sequences within it:
- a CDS encoding ABC transporter ATP-binding protein, whose amino-acid sequence is MTTAIKIDHVSKEFTLNYHRTMKQMAVAVSKGNKVRDKFLALDDVTFEVQQGEAIGLMGLNGSGKSTLLKLVQGVMRPDRGTVRTRGRIAGLIATGAGFHQQLSGRENIFLNAAVFGMSEAETKRKLDSIIDFADIGKQIDTEVGFYSSGMNSRLGFAIAIHVDSDIFLADEVLAVGDKPFRQKCMAKIDEIRKEGRTLFYVSHSAGSVERVCDRVIVLEKGRLGFDGGVKEGIAYIHYDDEPGAPDEGALGADI